The proteins below come from a single Treponema phagedenis genomic window:
- a CDS encoding YqaJ viral recombinase family protein — MENLVKQLLGKDTNYVFTKSMAKDEWRNARRSSIGGSDAGAIMGLNKWASPLTVYLDKKGLHSFEGNMFTERGSWLEDPIRQRCREEFGVLIEEVPYMFYSGEQKFMSANIDGLIYVQEPKTISGIEVSGLGGHEIKTSQRGDGFGENEIPDSYFAQVQHYMSVLNLDWFVLSAYIIDKNELRHYAINRDEAFITRLVKAEKTFWEDFIEENIMPAPSGVDAEDEAIAKMFEGAENTLILDGEAESMSAEYLLINAQIKELEEKKSKLSSSLKLKIIEQQTNSEEKKAKAVAGKYNLSFSKSIRRTVDSEKLKKDGLYEQYLKESEVAMLRITEPKAK; from the coding sequence ATGGAAAACTTAGTTAAACAACTTTTAGGGAAAGACACAAACTATGTGTTTACGAAGAGCATGGCAAAGGATGAGTGGCGCAACGCACGCCGCTCAAGTATCGGCGGCAGTGATGCCGGTGCAATCATGGGACTTAACAAATGGGCAAGTCCATTGACGGTATACCTTGATAAAAAAGGCTTACACTCATTTGAAGGGAACATGTTCACCGAACGCGGATCATGGCTTGAAGACCCGATCCGCCAGCGATGTAGAGAAGAGTTCGGCGTACTCATCGAAGAAGTGCCGTACATGTTTTACAGCGGCGAACAAAAATTCATGAGTGCAAATATTGACGGACTCATCTATGTTCAAGAGCCGAAAACAATTTCCGGCATTGAAGTATCAGGTCTTGGCGGCCATGAGATTAAAACATCTCAGCGTGGAGACGGCTTTGGAGAAAATGAAATCCCCGATAGCTACTTTGCGCAAGTGCAGCACTACATGTCCGTGCTCAATCTTGATTGGTTTGTTTTGTCGGCGTACATCATTGATAAAAATGAATTAAGACATTATGCCATTAATAGAGATGAAGCGTTTATTACTCGCCTTGTGAAAGCAGAGAAAACTTTTTGGGAAGACTTTATTGAAGAAAACATAATGCCTGCTCCTTCCGGAGTGGATGCCGAAGATGAAGCTATCGCAAAAATGTTTGAGGGTGCAGAAAACACACTCATCCTTGATGGTGAAGCTGAAAGCATGTCGGCAGAATATCTTTTAATTAATGCACAGATAAAAGAGCTTGAAGAAAAAAAATCAAAGCTTTCATCATCTCTCAAATTAAAGATCATCGAACAACAAACCAACAGCGAAGAGAAAAAAGCAAAAGCTGTTGCCGGTAAGTACAACCTCTCATTTTCAAAATCAATACGAAGAACAGTTGACTCGGAAAAATTAAAAAAAGACGGATTGTATGAGCAGTATTTGAAAGAGAGCGAAGTTGCAATGCTGCGCATTACGGAACCAAAAGCAAAATAA
- a CDS encoding AAA family ATPase, whose product MLLKNIEIRNVRKIKQAEIEFHGAGVQVIQGLNKSGKTTIAQSIALTLGGSKDFVPGMISAGEEQAEIIAYTDDELKIRTLIGEKVTQDVSQLDELTGRYAKVSGGVRAFLDSIRSGLEMPFAIKDWTDESIIELLKERTGTSEKIALIDEELKRLEEARTQTGRDKKRLGTPTPVPKVEHAKPIDELQAEKEKAQNFLSTLKNAFSNINQEMHTLNIESESDIDAAIQRLELAKENLHKWLSKNHKQYSKEDIAEIDAAILEWNKNETAANAYDAYIAACDEIKKLEDEYNGLTKKIEAKRQERKDTLASMDLGVSGLEINEDNQLVHNGAIRGITKTNTIGNWSTAQSIQVFFSLGVRFSGEMKVMVVDNAESLDEAHTAIISEWAEKSGFLVIMLKVGDVPEELEEGIIYLKNGEVVANEYRI is encoded by the coding sequence ATGTTATTGAAAAATATTGAAATTAGAAACGTGCGAAAAATCAAACAAGCCGAGATTGAATTTCACGGTGCCGGTGTACAGGTAATTCAAGGACTTAACAAGTCAGGCAAAACAACAATTGCGCAATCAATTGCATTAACGCTTGGCGGCAGTAAAGATTTTGTGCCGGGAATGATAAGTGCAGGAGAAGAACAAGCGGAAATTATCGCGTATACAGACGATGAATTAAAAATCCGCACACTCATCGGCGAGAAAGTAACGCAAGATGTTTCGCAGCTTGATGAGCTAACAGGTCGCTATGCAAAAGTTTCAGGCGGCGTGCGCGCTTTTCTTGATTCAATTCGCTCAGGTCTTGAAATGCCGTTTGCAATTAAAGATTGGACAGACGAATCAATTATCGAGCTTTTAAAAGAGAGAACAGGGACAAGCGAAAAAATTGCATTGATTGATGAAGAATTAAAAAGACTTGAAGAGGCACGAACACAAACAGGACGGGATAAAAAACGGCTTGGCACGCCTACTCCTGTTCCGAAAGTAGAACATGCAAAACCGATTGATGAACTGCAGGCGGAAAAAGAAAAAGCGCAAAACTTTTTATCAACTCTTAAAAATGCCTTTTCTAACATCAATCAGGAAATGCACACGCTAAATATTGAATCGGAAAGCGATATTGATGCTGCAATTCAGCGGCTTGAACTTGCAAAAGAGAATTTGCATAAATGGCTTTCAAAAAATCATAAGCAATATTCAAAAGAGGATATCGCCGAAATTGACGCTGCAATTCTTGAGTGGAATAAAAATGAAACAGCTGCAAACGCATACGATGCCTACATTGCCGCTTGCGATGAAATTAAAAAGCTTGAAGATGAATATAACGGACTGACAAAAAAAATCGAAGCAAAGCGGCAAGAGCGAAAAGACACACTTGCAAGTATGGACTTAGGTGTGTCCGGATTGGAAATAAACGAAGACAATCAGCTTGTTCATAATGGTGCAATTCGCGGAATTACAAAAACGAACACAATCGGCAACTGGTCGACAGCGCAAAGCATACAAGTATTTTTTTCTCTTGGTGTACGGTTTTCCGGCGAAATGAAAGTGATGGTTGTTGATAACGCTGAAAGTCTTGACGAAGCGCACACTGCAATTATCTCAGAGTGGGCTGAAAAATCGGGCTTCCTTGTAATCATGCTCAAAGTTGGCGATGTTCCGGAAGAATTAGAAGAGGGAATCATCTATTTGAAAAACGGAGAGGTTGTAGCAAATGAGTACAGAATTTAA
- a CDS encoding leucine-rich repeat domain-containing protein — MSTEFNNEIKMRTTAIWVGFRVTTKDGSPCEVWNGGKKIAELQSDNWENIAVPNNAEEIIIKGYDIQELYCCGSQLTALDISGLTSLKELYCNNNQLTTLNVSGLTSLQWLDCSDNQLTELDVNGCTSLRLLDCYDNQLTELDVSGLVNLEDIDCSENDLTELNVRNCRALQRLNCSFNRLTELDVSGLTSLQYLKCYGNQLTTLNLSGCASLEELECYRNRLTELDISGCTSLQWLYCYNNKLSAEAFKKLFEDLPENKGVYCEAVLYADLEEENNYHYFTHPTELAAAFKAAEGKGWRFYKDFATSENRL; from the coding sequence ATGAGTACAGAATTTAACAATGAAATAAAAATGCGAACAACCGCAATCTGGGTTGGGTTCAGGGTTACAACAAAAGATGGCAGCCCGTGTGAAGTATGGAACGGTGGTAAGAAAATAGCGGAGCTGCAAAGCGACAACTGGGAAAACATTGCTGTCCCGAATAACGCAGAAGAGATAATCATTAAGGGGTATGACATACAAGAGTTGTACTGTTGTGGTAGTCAACTCACCGCATTAGATATAAGCGGCTTAACAAGTTTGAAAGAGCTGTACTGCAACAACAATCAGCTAACCACATTGAACGTAAGCGGCTTAACAAGTTTGCAATGGCTGGACTGCTCCGACAATCAGCTAACCGAGTTAGACGTAAACGGTTGTACAAGCCTGCGACTGCTGGACTGCTACGACAATCAGCTAACCGAGTTAGACGTAAGCGGTTTAGTGAATTTAGAAGATATTGACTGTTCCGAGAATGACCTAACCGAATTAAATGTAAGGAATTGTAGGGCTTTACAAAGACTGAACTGCTCTTTCAACCGACTAACTGAATTAGATGTAAGCGGCTTAACAAGCTTGCAGTATCTGAAATGCTACGGCAATCAACTTACCACATTAAATTTAAGTGGTTGTGCGAGTTTGGAGGAGCTGGAATGCTACCGCAATCGACTGACCGAATTAGATATAAGCGGATGTACGAGTTTGCAATGGCTGTACTGCTACAACAACAAACTAAGTGCCGAAGCATTCAAAAAACTTTTTGAAGATTTACCTGAAAATAAAGGTGTGTATTGCGAAGCGGTTTTATACGCAGATTTAGAAGAAGAGAACAACTACCATTATTTTACGCACCCGACTGAATTAGCAGCTGCTTTTAAAGCAGCAGAAGGTAAAGGCTGGCGGTTCTATAAAGATTTTGCAACATCTGAAAACAGATTATAA
- a CDS encoding 3'-5' exonuclease, which translates to MNTIWCDTETTGLEPENSGAFEIAFIFAGKGKVTCERLFKLNPLNETILYHEEAAKTHGVSEEEIRSFPPAEEIVPNIANFFQQAIHVFGDGEKLTFAGYNCNFDYRHLEALFNRCGLTLADYFSKQFDALKFVKKATRQKAIPRLENLKLGTVCKSLGVNLENAHTALADIQATQALCIELFKRGVKVE; encoded by the coding sequence ATGAACACGATTTGGTGCGATACGGAAACAACCGGATTAGAGCCTGAGAATTCGGGAGCCTTTGAAATTGCATTTATTTTTGCGGGCAAGGGAAAGGTAACTTGCGAGCGTCTATTTAAATTGAATCCGTTAAATGAAACTATTCTTTATCACGAAGAAGCTGCAAAAACACACGGTGTAAGTGAAGAAGAAATCAGGTCTTTCCCGCCTGCCGAAGAAATAGTGCCGAATATTGCGAATTTTTTTCAACAAGCAATTCACGTATTCGGAGACGGAGAGAAGCTCACCTTTGCTGGGTATAACTGTAATTTTGACTATCGGCATTTAGAAGCATTGTTTAATCGCTGCGGGCTTACACTTGCCGATTATTTTTCCAAACAGTTTGACGCATTGAAGTTTGTAAAAAAAGCAACAAGACAAAAAGCTATTCCGCGTCTTGAGAATTTAAAACTCGGAACGGTTTGTAAATCTCTTGGGGTTAATCTTGAAAATGCTCACACGGCGTTGGCAGACATTCAAGCGACACAGGCTCTTTGTATCGAGCTTTTTAAGCGCGGTGTAAAAGTAGAATAA
- a CDS encoding recombinase RecT: MNVNNTNKNQVTAKTKGGDLRSMIMANMDMFKMALPKAITPERMTRIAMTAVTRNPKLALCNQNSFFGALLTAAQLGLEVNTPLGQAYLLPYDSKNGLQCQFQLGYQGMLELAYRSGQFKRIKAVVVHEGDEFTYSYGLNAILEHTPSGNGNPTHVYALYELTNGGVDFEVWTWEKVMQHGMTFSKSFENGPWQTAPEEMAKKTVLKALLKYAPKAVELAEAANLDEGIIDKKLVRNDGIAEIVTNIEYTEPVQQQTAVQYAEQDPVNANGKTRSSERQKSGAAAQMSKEQQMEDEQAIEKFELQQNAIFDIAPEFPM; encoded by the coding sequence ATGAACGTAAACAACACAAACAAAAATCAAGTTACCGCTAAAACAAAAGGCGGCGACTTGCGGTCGATGATTATGGCAAACATGGATATGTTTAAGATGGCATTGCCGAAGGCGATAACGCCTGAACGAATGACTCGTATTGCAATGACAGCGGTTACACGGAACCCGAAGCTTGCTCTTTGTAATCAAAATTCTTTTTTTGGAGCTCTTTTAACGGCAGCTCAATTAGGATTAGAAGTAAACACGCCGCTCGGGCAAGCGTATCTTTTGCCTTATGATAGTAAAAATGGATTGCAATGTCAGTTTCAACTCGGTTATCAGGGCATGCTTGAACTTGCCTACCGCAGCGGACAATTCAAACGCATTAAAGCGGTAGTAGTCCACGAAGGAGATGAGTTCACCTACTCATATGGCTTAAATGCAATTCTTGAGCACACGCCAAGCGGCAACGGAAATCCTACCCACGTATATGCTTTATACGAACTTACTAACGGCGGTGTTGATTTTGAGGTTTGGACTTGGGAAAAAGTTATGCAGCATGGAATGACTTTTTCAAAAAGTTTTGAAAACGGACCGTGGCAAACTGCCCCTGAAGAGATGGCAAAGAAAACCGTTTTAAAAGCTCTTTTAAAATATGCACCAAAGGCGGTAGAACTTGCGGAAGCGGCAAATCTTGATGAAGGCATCATCGATAAAAAACTTGTGCGTAATGACGGAATAGCAGAAATTGTAACAAATATTGAATATACGGAACCGGTGCAACAACAAACAGCGGTACAATATGCAGAACAGGATCCGGTAAACGCGAATGGAAAAACGCGCAGTTCCGAAAGACAAAAATCCGGAGCTGCTGCACAGATGAGCAAAGAACAACAAATGGAAGATGAGCAAGCAATTGAAAAGTTTGAGCTGCAGCAAAATGCGATTTTTGACATTGCTCCTGAATTCCCCATGTGA
- a CDS encoding leucine-rich repeat domain-containing protein codes for MDKIRMRTNAGSIKLRVTTKDGSPCELWNGGKKIAELQSDNWENIAVQNNAEEIIIKGYDIQELGCDNNQLTALNASGCTRLQELYCNNNQLTTLNVNGCTSLQWLDCYDNRLTALNVSVLTSLQHLDCSFNQLTALDVSGLVNLEDIDCCENGLTELNVRNCRALQRLNCSFNRLAALDASGCTSLQKLYCNNNKLSAEVFKKIFEDLPERKEKCGRVLLYKDGDSNYKDFTQPPELAAAFKAAKAKGWRLYKINNDDLMEL; via the coding sequence ATGGATAAAATACGAATGAGAACAAATGCGGGAAGCATTAAGCTGCGTGTTACAACAAAAGATGGCAGCCCGTGTGAACTGTGGAACGGTGGTAAGAAAATAGCGGAGCTGCAAAGCGACAACTGGGAAAACATTGCTGTCCAGAATAACGCAGAAGAGATAATCATTAAGGGGTATGACATACAAGAGCTGGGCTGCGACAACAATCAGCTAACCGCATTAAACGCAAGCGGTTGTACAAGATTGCAAGAGTTGTACTGCAACAACAATCAGCTAACCACATTAAACGTAAACGGTTGTACAAGCCTGCAATGGCTGGACTGCTACGACAATCGACTGACCGCATTAAACGTAAGTGTCTTGACAAGCCTGCAACATCTGGACTGCTCTTTCAACCAGCTTACCGCATTAGATGTAAGCGGTTTAGTGAATTTAGAAGATATTGACTGTTGCGAGAATGGCCTAACCGAATTAAATGTAAGGAATTGTAGGGCTTTGCAAAGACTGAACTGCTCTTTCAACCGACTTGCTGCATTAGACGCAAGCGGTTGTACAAGCCTGCAAAAGCTGTACTGCAACAACAATAAACTAAGTGCCGAAGTTTTCAAAAAGATTTTTGAAGATTTGCCTGAACGCAAAGAGAAATGCGGAAGGGTATTGTTATATAAAGACGGCGATAGCAACTACAAGGATTTTACGCAGCCTCCCGAACTTGCAGCCGCCTTTAAAGCTGCAAAAGCGAAGGGTTGGAGATTATATAAAATTAATAATGATGATTTGATGGAATTATAG
- a CDS encoding ATP-binding protein, which produces MRVLKQGKWQQVNITQSFLPDYLRQSKALCKTHGEYKCLIDTRTNEASPCPLCEQDRERAELETQKELEQFEARLKKIDGLPKRYRNAGFKNFVVDEKNKTARDSVLSFAKNPNNKWLLLLGKNGTGKTHLAHAVLKLTGGIFRDFDDVSTDLLDAQAGYGAGLNKTLDKYANAPMLVIDEIDKVKNTEGRITWLNTILRRRYNEMLPVVLVGNIDLERLCQIIDLHGGEAMRDRIKELGIVVNFNFESYRPVLRNEKE; this is translated from the coding sequence ATGAGAGTTTTAAAACAAGGGAAATGGCAACAGGTAAATATTACGCAATCTTTTTTGCCGGACTATTTGCGGCAATCAAAAGCTTTATGTAAAACACACGGTGAATACAAATGCCTCATTGACACAAGAACAAACGAAGCATCCCCTTGCCCTCTTTGTGAACAGGATCGAGAGCGGGCGGAACTCGAAACGCAAAAAGAGCTTGAGCAGTTTGAAGCACGCTTAAAAAAAATAGACGGGCTGCCCAAGCGGTACCGCAATGCCGGCTTTAAAAATTTTGTCGTTGACGAAAAAAACAAAACCGCACGGGATAGCGTTTTGTCGTTTGCGAAAAATCCGAATAACAAATGGCTTTTGCTGCTCGGCAAAAACGGCACCGGTAAAACTCATCTCGCGCATGCTGTGCTAAAACTAACGGGCGGCATCTTCCGAGATTTTGACGACGTCTCAACCGACTTACTGGACGCACAAGCGGGATACGGCGCAGGCTTAAACAAAACGCTTGATAAATACGCTAATGCGCCCATGTTGGTGATTGACGAAATTGACAAGGTGAAAAACACCGAAGGGCGCATAACTTGGCTTAATACAATCTTGCGCCGCCGTTACAACGAAATGCTGCCGGTTGTGCTTGTTGGAAACATTGACCTTGAACGTCTATGTCAAATTATAGACTTGCACGGAGGAGAGGCAATGCGGGACAGAATTAAGGAGTTGGGTATAGTTGTCAATTTTAATTTTGAAAGTTATAGACCCGTTTTAAGAAATGAGAAGGAGTGA
- a CDS encoding single-stranded DNA-binding protein — MTDLNKVMLVGRLVRDIELRYTASGTAVGNISLAVNQSRKVGNEWQNEVSFFDCRLWGKTAESLQQYLTKGKQIAIEGSLKQERWEKDGKTQSRVIIDVQFVQLLGGNERASGNSGGVLGNYNAADEEAIPF, encoded by the coding sequence ATGACAGACTTAAACAAAGTAATGTTAGTTGGGCGGCTTGTCCGAGACATTGAGCTACGCTATACGGCTTCAGGAACAGCCGTAGGGAATATCAGTCTTGCGGTTAATCAAAGCCGCAAGGTTGGCAATGAGTGGCAAAACGAAGTAAGCTTTTTTGATTGCCGGTTATGGGGTAAAACGGCAGAAAGCCTTCAGCAGTATTTAACGAAGGGCAAACAGATTGCAATTGAAGGCTCACTGAAACAAGAGCGATGGGAAAAGGACGGGAAGACACAAAGCCGCGTAATCATTGATGTTCAGTTTGTGCAGCTATTGGGCGGGAATGAGAGAGCGAGCGGAAACTCGGGCGGGGTGTTAGGTAATTACAATGCGGCGGATGAAGAGGCTATACCGTTTTAG
- a CDS encoding phage portal protein, with amino-acid sequence MRKQNKKNKRKDKIKKAVNTGLASNEVQVVEKAVAPNQIKTEEIDVDKMVRKQVARRTAFSQQSALFGTVDKQKGLQSLFYDPLQMNTNAWGRVRTLSPYYGRQISYRILRRVSEKAWVLNLCISNLIRKVRPFLKVSTDENTRGFRIIAKSAKDKKEGMNERERKTAEVLADFMLKTGDIQDNNREDDLDAYASKIIRDICQLDQISTELQRTRSGELGAFWAVDPATIEMSLPQSEEETGIKYVQVINNIPYAFYSRSDFIFTCMNPRTDVERSGYGYSIVEQAIDLITSSINTFMFNAGFFVENKLPRGMLLLNGDADLDEVEEIEDYIVNLMSGAPSSQWRVPIIPSGKSAGGESNRRFEWINLQGSNKDMEFQSWFDLQLSGIVGLFGFSMEDLGLHSQKSAPLIGADVSPKLEASKSLVLGDMLSFLQKHLNKILQEKNPDYEFEFVGYEKSDSRLVLEIDRSEVGTFKTIDEKRIEKGLEPFNESWSTVPLNPQVVQILQSEKQQDAGGMFGGMGGMIDDEEHNEGDDEQNEGDNDGQQANSEIEQAEQDAPHGGDKNNNENKQWNNLSKSFGIKREAIRIAI; translated from the coding sequence ATGAGAAAACAGAATAAAAAGAACAAACGGAAAGACAAGATTAAAAAAGCAGTAAACACCGGGCTTGCTTCAAATGAAGTGCAGGTTGTAGAAAAGGCTGTTGCGCCAAATCAAATAAAAACTGAAGAAATCGACGTTGATAAAATGGTGCGAAAACAAGTTGCTCGCCGTACGGCATTTTCACAGCAGAGTGCCCTCTTTGGCACAGTAGACAAACAAAAAGGCTTGCAGTCGCTTTTTTACGACCCGTTACAAATGAATACGAACGCATGGGGAAGAGTGCGGACTCTATCCCCGTATTACGGCAGGCAAATATCCTACCGCATTTTGCGCCGAGTATCAGAGAAGGCATGGGTTCTTAATCTTTGTATTAGTAACCTCATTAGAAAAGTGCGCCCCTTCTTAAAAGTGTCTACCGATGAAAACACGCGCGGGTTTAGAATTATTGCAAAAAGCGCGAAAGACAAAAAAGAAGGTATGAATGAAAGAGAGCGGAAAACCGCCGAAGTGCTTGCCGATTTTATGCTTAAGACAGGAGATATTCAAGACAATAACCGCGAAGATGATTTGGATGCGTACGCCTCCAAAATAATCCGGGACATCTGCCAGCTTGACCAAATATCAACCGAATTACAGCGGACACGCTCGGGAGAACTCGGAGCCTTTTGGGCAGTAGACCCCGCAACGATTGAAATGTCATTACCGCAAAGCGAAGAAGAAACCGGCATAAAATACGTGCAGGTTATTAACAATATTCCGTATGCGTTTTACAGCCGAAGCGATTTTATATTCACTTGCATGAACCCGAGAACCGATGTTGAGCGTTCCGGATACGGATATTCAATTGTGGAACAAGCAATCGATTTAATCACCTCCTCGATAAATACTTTCATGTTTAACGCAGGTTTCTTTGTCGAAAACAAATTGCCGAGAGGAATGCTCTTGCTTAACGGCGATGCCGATCTTGATGAGGTCGAAGAAATTGAAGACTACATTGTCAATCTTATGTCGGGCGCACCGTCCAGCCAGTGGCGGGTGCCGATTATCCCGAGCGGCAAAAGTGCGGGCGGCGAAAGCAATCGACGCTTTGAGTGGATAAACTTACAAGGCAGCAATAAGGATATGGAGTTTCAATCATGGTTTGACTTGCAGCTTTCCGGCATTGTCGGGCTTTTCGGCTTCAGTATGGAAGACCTAGGGCTCCACTCCCAAAAGTCAGCACCGCTTATCGGAGCCGATGTAAGCCCTAAACTCGAGGCAAGTAAAAGTCTTGTGCTTGGAGACATGCTCAGCTTCTTACAAAAGCACCTTAATAAAATCTTGCAGGAAAAGAACCCCGATTATGAATTTGAGTTTGTCGGTTACGAAAAAAGCGATTCCCGCCTTGTCTTAGAAATTGATAGAAGCGAGGTAGGAACGTTTAAAACAATCGATGAAAAGCGCATTGAAAAAGGCTTAGAACCATTTAATGAGTCATGGTCTACCGTACCGCTTAATCCGCAAGTTGTACAGATTCTTCAATCAGAAAAGCAGCAAGATGCAGGCGGTATGTTCGGCGGCATGGGCGGTATGATCGATGATGAAGAACATAACGAAGGTGATGATGAACAAAATGAAGGCGATAACGATGGGCAGCAAGCCAATTCGGAAATCGAGCAAGCGGAACAGGATGCGCCGCATGGAGGAGATAAAAACAACAATGAAAATAAACAATGGAATAATCTATCAAAATCTTTCGGCATTAAAAGAGAAGCAATACGCATAGCAATATAA
- a CDS encoding antA/AntB antirepressor family protein, with the protein MNEITKNKTTTTSVPPNLTFQSKVENAGTEFEQNEILKIDTVENRQYVNARELHMQLQVGRDFSTWIKERIEKYSLIEGKDYQSCSPNLGSEIHGGQNKKDYLLTVQAAKELAMVENNEQGRKIRQYLIKVEEAWNTPEMIMARALQVSQNTINSLNERLTIAEKTIEAQKPKVELADALTSSKGAISMAEAVKVLHLPFGRNTAFKMLRNAKVLNADNIPYQEYINRGYFRVRESSWRNAKGETKISLVTEVFQKGMDYLRSFFINKEVLSA; encoded by the coding sequence ATGAACGAGATAACAAAAAATAAAACGACGACGACATCTGTACCGCCTAACCTTACATTTCAAAGTAAGGTTGAAAACGCCGGAACAGAGTTTGAGCAAAATGAAATATTGAAAATTGATACCGTAGAAAACCGTCAATATGTAAATGCGCGGGAACTGCATATGCAATTACAGGTTGGCAGAGATTTTTCAACATGGATAAAAGAGCGTATTGAGAAATACAGCTTAATCGAAGGGAAAGATTATCAATCTTGCTCACCGAATTTGGGGAGCGAGATTCACGGCGGGCAAAACAAAAAAGATTATTTACTAACCGTCCAAGCCGCCAAAGAATTGGCGATGGTAGAAAACAATGAGCAGGGGCGGAAAATACGGCAATATCTTATTAAGGTTGAGGAAGCGTGGAACACTCCCGAGATGATAATGGCAAGAGCCTTGCAGGTTTCCCAAAACACAATCAATTCATTAAATGAAAGATTAACCATAGCGGAAAAAACAATCGAAGCGCAAAAACCGAAAGTAGAGCTTGCCGATGCCCTCACCTCAAGTAAAGGGGCTATCAGTATGGCGGAAGCGGTAAAGGTCTTACACCTACCGTTCGGGCGCAATACCGCTTTTAAAATGCTGCGGAATGCAAAAGTCCTCAATGCAGATAATATCCCATACCAAGAATATATCAATCGGGGCTATTTTAGAGTGCGGGAAAGCAGCTGGAGGAATGCAAAGGGCGAAACAAAAATATCACTGGTAACAGAAGTTTTCCAAAAAGGCATGGATTATTTACGCTCATTTTTTATTAACAAAGAGGTACTATCGGCATGA
- a CDS encoding DNA adenine methylase, which translates to MRPPLSYYGGKQQFAKKIVSLIPEHKIYCKPFCGGAAVLFAKEPSQAEVINDTNAEIINFYQVVQEDFPALQKEIMKTLHSREMHRHARVIYENPDMFDTVKRAWAVWVQANMSFGNRLNSGFAYAKKNESITKTIVNKIDEFTDKISNRIRMLQIENCDALKVIASRDTAGTFHYIDPPYVGTDQGHYDGYTQQDFDNLLETLQNIKGNFLLSSFRNKKLSEYTKNNKWYQIEFKMVNTMTQNGNKKKSKNRGFNRKLSY; encoded by the coding sequence ATGAGACCACCATTAAGCTATTACGGCGGCAAACAGCAGTTTGCAAAAAAGATTGTATCACTTATTCCTGAACATAAAATCTACTGCAAACCCTTCTGCGGAGGTGCTGCTGTTCTGTTCGCGAAAGAACCCTCACAAGCTGAAGTCATCAACGATACAAATGCGGAAATCATCAACTTTTACCAAGTTGTACAAGAAGACTTCCCTGCACTCCAAAAAGAAATTATGAAAACGCTGCATAGCCGTGAAATGCACCGACATGCCCGCGTAATCTACGAAAACCCTGACATGTTTGATACGGTAAAAAGAGCATGGGCTGTATGGGTACAAGCTAATATGTCATTTGGAAATCGTCTTAATAGTGGTTTCGCATATGCAAAAAAGAATGAGAGTATAACAAAGACGATTGTAAATAAAATAGATGAGTTTACGGATAAAATATCGAATAGAATTAGAATGCTGCAAATTGAAAATTGCGATGCCTTAAAGGTTATTGCTTCCCGCGATACAGCCGGTACATTCCACTATATCGACCCGCCCTATGTAGGTACAGATCAAGGACATTATGACGGTTATACGCAACAAGATTTTGATAACCTTTTAGAAACATTACAAAACATAAAAGGAAATTTCTTGCTTAGTTCTTTTAGAAATAAGAAGCTATCCGAATACACAAAAAATAATAAATGGTATCAAATCGAATTTAAAATGGTAAACACAATGACACAAAACGGAAACAAAAAAAAATCAAAAAATAGAGGTTTTAACCGCAAACTATCCTATTAG
- a CDS encoding DUF4406 domain-containing protein: MKLYISGGITNVPDYKTQFKAAERKLTESGYTVINPADFEFTEGATYDEKMRFDLMQLLGCDGVALLGGWEKSKGANIEASTALKVGIPVYDVDYWLVNGKKERDEVGA; this comes from the coding sequence ATGAAACTCTATATCTCGGGCGGAATAACGAATGTTCCGGATTATAAAACACAGTTTAAAGCAGCAGAAAGGAAGCTAACGGAAAGCGGCTATACGGTTATCAATCCCGCCGATTTTGAATTTACCGAAGGGGCAACTTACGATGAAAAGATGCGCTTTGATTTAATGCAATTGTTAGGATGTGATGGAGTAGCTCTTTTAGGCGGCTGGGAAAAATCAAAGGGAGCGAACATTGAGGCTTCGACCGCATTGAAAGTCGGCATCCCTGTTTACGATGTTGATTATTGGTTGGTAAATGGTAAAAAAGAACGAGACGAGGTAGGTGCATGA